Genomic DNA from Methanosarcina sp. MTP4:
TTTCGTTGTAGAGGTCAGCACAGATCCGTCTGCTCATACAGACTATCATGCCTTTTCCGTCCATTCCGTCTTCAAGCCTTTTCTCGAAGTGGAAGACTATGTCGGCTGCAAGTTTTTTCAGGTTATCTTCAGTTCCGACCACGGCTTCGAGCCTGGACCACTTTGACTTGAGCTTTTCTGCCTCGTAGAGTTCCCTGCCTTCCGTTATCATGGAAAATTCCGAGTCCAGGGTTTCCCTTGCTTCCTTTACCAGGTCCAGCTTTGAAAGCCGGCTTTCGTAGAAGATAGGGACCGTGACCCCGTCATTTACGGCCTGCTCGATGTCGTAGATGTCGATGTAGTCCCCGAAGACCGCAGGGGTGCTCCGGTCATCAAACTCAATGGGAGTCCCTGTAAAGCCGATAAAGGAGGCGCTGGGAAGGGCATCTCGCATGTGCTTTGCAAAGCCGTAGGAGATTTCCGCAACCTTTTCCTCTTCGACTTCTTTTTCCCGGAACTTCGCATCAAACCCGTACTGGCTCCTGTGGGCTTCGTCGGCGATAACAATGATATTCCGCCGTCCGGAAAGGGTCGGGAACCGGTCCTCTTCATTTTCGGGTGAGAACTTCTGGATCGTTGTAAACACAATCCCTCCCGAAGCCACTGCAAGGAGTTCCCGGAGCTGTGCCCTTGTCTCAGCCTGCACAGGCTGCTGGCGCAGGATCTCGCTGCAGCGGGCAAAATTATCGAAAAGCTGCCCGTCCAGGTCATTCCGGTCCGTGATCACGACAATGGTCGGGTTGTCAAGCCCGAGCACCAGCTTTCCCGCATAAAAGACCATGGAAAGGCTCTTTCCCGACCCCTGCGTATGCCAGATGACCCCGCACTTCCGGTCCCCTTCGGGCATGGAAGCAAGCTTCGTCTTCTCCACAGCCCTGTTCACGGCGTGGTACTGGTGGTACCGCGCAAGTTTCTTGATAAGCTTCCCCCGGTCGTCCTCAAAAACAATAAAGTGCCTGACCAGGTCTATCAGAATCTCAGGCCTGCACATCCCCCGGAAGAGCACCTCCATGGGCGGCACCTTAAACTCCGCAAGCTTTTCCCCGTCAACCGTCTTCCAGGGCACGAACCATTCCCGGTTCGAAGTAAGCGTCCCTGCCATCGCTTCCTGCCCGTCACTGATAATCAGGAAAGCGTTGTAGCGAAAGAGCGTCGGAATCTCTTTTTTGTAAGTCTGGAACTGCTTATAGGCATCCCAGACAATCTCCTCGTCCTCATACCCGTTTTCCTCATCGGGACGCTTTAACTCAACCACAACAAGGGGTAGCCCGTTCACAAAAAGCACGATATCAGGGCGCCTTTCGTTTCCGTCCTCTATAACGGTAAACTGGTTGACCGCCAGAAACTCGTTTTCCTCAGGCTCCGCAAAGTCAAAAAGCCAGACCTTATCATAAACCGTTTCCCCGTCTTTCCCCTGATATTCCACATCAACCCCGTTTACCAGCATCTCGTGAAAAGCCCGGTTGTTGTGTATGAGGTCCTGGCTCTCTTCCCGAAGCACCTTTTTTATTGCTTCTTCCCTCGCTTCTTTCGGGATCCCCTCGTTCAATTTCTCTACGGCAGCCCGGAGCCTGTGGGGCAGAATGACGGTCCCGAAGTTTTCCCTTTCGGCATCCGGCGTATCAGGAGCAATGTCAGGACCGTAAAGGTACCCGTAGCCAAGCTCGGAGAGGATTTCAAGGGCCGCTTCTTCTACTTCGGATTCGGGGATGATTGCCGGGATGTTAATTTCTCCTTTTCTGGTTTGTCAGGTTTTTGCCAGGTTTTGTCCTTTTTTGCATTTCTAAAAGCAGGCTTTCGCTAAAGAGTGCACTTTGGCCATTAAAACCTGAGTGTAAATATTATAATTGTGTATCCCTTTAAATTTATTTAAACATAGCTGTTTGGATGGAACTCATCAGCCGGTGTGTGCAGGTGTTAGTCTAAAAGCAGGGCAGCCTTATTGGGTGTCTTCACGGTGTCTTGTCACGCTCGACGAAGGAGAGCGGCTTTTCCCAAAAATTAATAATTGAAGAAGAGAATCGGTTAAAAACGGCATAGTTTTTTTAATATATTTCTTGTGTCGGCGGCCCCCCACCAAACTTTCTAAGGTTAACACCAAAGACATAAAACACAGATTATTCAAAAAAGAATAGCAATAGTGAGTATTGAACCATACTTTGAGGAAGCTATGAAGACTATAGACACAGTATTCAAAGAGTTTCTTGATGAATATCGCCAGTGCCTGAACCCTGATCCTTATGGCGATTATGAAGATGTGATTGATCTTTTCACAGAGTTTCTTAACAGCCGTGCTTATCTTTTCCTGAGTGTAAGAGACGAAGCGAATTTCAAAGCCCTGCACAGGGAAGAAGGCAAGGAGTACTGTGAAATCTTCGGGCCCGGGTACATCGGAGATTCCGAAGTGGAAGCATTCCTCAGCTATGACCTGGTCAGGAATGTGCTTTTAGATATTGATTCCCTGAAGGCTGCTGTAAAAGTCATCTACGACCTCATTGAATGGACGCACGCTAGGGGTTACATGGCTGATGAGATTTATGAGGAAACCGAAAAGGATGTCAGGGAACTCACACCTGACGTCCCCGCAGCCAAAGAACTCGCCCTCCTACTCCTGAACTATGTTGACTCCCATCCTGCTAAAAAATACACACGCAGGCTCTCTGGCTACTTCGAGATTGAAAAAATCGAACCCGGCAAACTATGGCTTTATGAGTACTATACATTGGGACAGACTGTAGGCCCTGTTATCGTTTCCCGGGAAATCAGCTCAAAAGCAAAAGTCGGCTGGACCGTCTATCTAGCTGTAGGAAAAACAGGTGAAACCTGGCAGCTCCTGCTTGCAGGCCTCGCATACCCCCGCTTTTCCGGGGAGCTTTGAATATCGAACTTTGAATATCGAACTTCGAACTTCTTGAGATACACCGGGGATCTCCCATGGCTTTTGCATCTCAAAATACTAATCAAAAATAGTACTAATCGTGATTAGTACAGATGACGTGAAAGTCTAATGTTACTTGTTTGATGTTTCTTTGATCGAGCTTCCGGTATGGCTATTGTTCGTTTTCACCATTACCTATTTCTAACATATATTTCATGTAAGTTCAATTATCACCTTCCTCACATCGAGTATTATAAAAATAACAGAATTAAGGGGAGCTGTTTATGAACGATGAAGAAATTCTCAATCTTATCCGGACTAACCCGGAGGCTGCTGTTTCCTTAATTGAGGAGCTTGAAGCCAAAAAAATGAAACTTAAAGCCAAAAAAGAGAAGCTTGAAGCCGAAAATAGAACTCTTAAAGCCGAACAAGAAACCCTTGATGCTGAAAACAGAACTCTTTTTATAAGAAAAGAAATTCTCGAAGCCATGAATGGGAAACTTGATCCCATTAGCATCGAACTTAGGAAACGAATACTGAGCTAACTGGTTTACGTTTCCTCCATTTTTAGAATCGGGTGCCACGAACGAAAACTAGGCATAGCTTTTTTAATATATTTTTTGAGTCGGCGGCTCCCCACCAACCACCCTAAAAAAAGTACAAACGGACCGGGGCTGTTCGAGAAAACGATCTGAATGAAAAGCCGACAGCCGTTTTTGGAGAAGTTTTTCTCGAAAACTGCGGAAGCCTTTATTGAGGATCTTTTTTCTCGAAGAACGAGACATCCGTATTAGGTGTATTCACGGTGTCTTGTCACGCTCGACGAAGGAGAGCGGCTTTTTCCGAAAATCCATAACTGAATAGTAGCACAGACAAAAGGCGTATATATTTTTAAATATATTTCTTATGTTGGCAGCCTGCAAAATCTAGACTTTATCCGCAAATTCTTCATTTGCTATAAAAAAGAAAACATATTATTTGAAGATAAATGACTATTTTTTTGAAGGAATTTTTTTGCCCTCTTCAATCGCAATTTTTCTTCCAAAGTATTCCAACATGCCATTTAATGTCCAATTATATTGTTGATGGCATCCACGTTTCAATCCTATTTCCCATGCATTTTTATGCAAGTCTTTAATTCTCTCTATTAAATCCATACTTTGTGCATTTTTATACATTAATGGTCCGGCTTTACCTGCGTTCTTACCAATCATTTCTTTGCCAAGATATCCTAGCATCCCGGCGTAAGTCCACGAATTGGGACCATGAAGCCTTTTTTGCAAACCTTCTTCCCATGTAATTTCGCATAACTTTTTGATATCTTCAACTAATCCCATTTGTTGTGCGACTTCGTACATTATTTTGCCAGAACATCCCTCTTTATCATACATCATAAATCTTCCCGCTTAGTTAAAAAATTAAGTAATTCTTCATTGCATCTTACATTCTTATTTTCCTCTATGCAATTTTACCCTGTTTTCAATTATACTTTTTCAGGCTCTGTAGAAAACCTGTATTAATCAGTTGCAAGAGGCTGAAAATAAATACGTGAAATCATATCAATCCATTCAGTTCAAATTAATGGATATTCTTTATTTCAGAGGATTTCTACAGAGCCCATTTTTGATGTTCACAATGTCCTCTTATAAACTTTCTCAGCTTCCTTTTCTCTCCCAAGATTATAAAGGACATCAATCTTTTTGTACAAGGCATCTATATTTTCCTGATTAATTTCCAAAACTTTATCCAATGCTTTCAAGGCTTCCTCATAACTTTCAAGCCATGAATAAATCATGCTTTTGATAAACCAGGAATTTTCATCATTTGGATCGATAGCTATGTTGAGAGCTTTCTTAAATACAGCAAGGCTCTCATCATATTGACCAAATTCATCATAAATAATTCCCAGATTATACCAAGCTTCTATATTTTCAGGGTAAATTTCAAGTGATTTTTCAGCTGCTTTTTTCGCTTTTTTGTATCTTCGGAGTTCTGACAGAATTACACCTTTATGACTCCAGGCTTCAGCATAATTCTCGTCTATTTCCAGCGCTTTTTCAACAGCTCTCAGGGCTTTTTTATGCTGCCCCAAATTTCCAAGAATGATTCCTTTATCCAGCCATGCATCAGCCTTTTCAGCATAATAAATATCTTCCAACTTATTCAGTATTTTATTTGCCACATCGAGGAGGAAAGGAAATTCTTCAATGAGAGGAAGTCCTGGAAGATAAAAGTCCAGAGGATCAAAATCCTGGTCTTTATCAGGGTACCTGGCGTTCATGGCATGATTTTCAGTTAAAATAGAAAGAGAAGGTAAGCAGGTAAATATGTGGTATAGATCTAAAATGTAGAGCAAAAAGGGGATTATAGTATCTTTTTCCATAAAATCAGGAATAGGTTTTTCCAATTCCCTTTCCATCCTCTCCAGTTCAGTATCTTCTATAAAGGGAGAATCCCGGAGTTCATTGAAATTCCTGATTTCATGTATCATTTTTGATGAATTTCGTTTCCACTCTTCTATTTCCTCATTTGTAAAAGAAATTTCCTTAATCTCTTTTTTTGAGATCTCATACTCCTGAGTCTCTACTTTCAATTTCTCGATAATCTCAAACATCAAAAACGGATTGCTGAAGTTTCCGGAGATTTCATTCAAAAAGTTCAGATGTCCCTTAAATCCTTTTTCAACATCATCCAAGCTTTTCGGTTCTTCGCAGGATATTATTTTCATTATCTCGTTGATTCTTTGATGTGTCCCTGCATCCTTTTTGAGTTGAGATAATTGAATGGCAGATCTATTTAGGGGCTTTTTAAATACTTCTGAACTTTTATGCCCAACACCCTTATCTCCTCCTTTTAATTGCTTCTCACTTATGAACCTCTGATTGAGTCCAAAAAATTTGGCACTTTTTTCCACTGCCTGTTGCAGGTAAAATACGGCTTGCATGTAGCACCCGTTTTCATAGAGGCACCTCGAAGCTTTGAGATCTTGCTGGGCAATGATAAGAAAAGTTCTGGAATGGTCTGAAGAGTTCATACCTTGATCCCTATCAATTATTGACTTTATTAGCTGCATATCCTCATCAGACAACGGTTCTTTGTACAACTGATTTACCAACCATAGTCCGCTTGTCCTTATTTTTTCTTTTGGGGAATACAAGCCCGTCCAGTCTGATGAAGGTCTACATTTATCGCACAAGGAAACTGTAGAGATGATTTTGGCTTCTAACTCAAGCCTTTTTTCCTGATCTTCTACTTCAATTACAACGAAGCTGAAGTTTTTCTGGATATACTGGCTTACTCTCTTTTCTGTTTCTTCCTGCTTCTCAGAGTCAATCAAACCAGCATTTTCTTTTTTTGCCTTCCTGCTGGTCAAATCTATTTCCCACTGCTCAAGAAATGGATCTTTATCCCTGTTCAGTAAAGCTCTTCCAACGTTCTTTCTAAAAATGCTTCTATCCTTATTTTCATGGATAAAATGTTGCTCAAGCCGTGATCTTAACTGATCTTTACCCCTATGAGTCCCTATGCGAACGATTCTGTCCTTACCGAGGGCAGTCTCCCCTGCTTCAAATAAGATGTATATTCCATTGTGAGGTATTTTTCTATCATCAAAGGGAAAGCTCATCCTTTCCATACCGTTAAGCCATTGATGTAGTTGTTCGCATTTTTCACTCATTTGAAACCCTTTCCTTAAGATAGTGGATCTGCTCCCCTATTTTTAATCCTTCAAGAGGAATCTGGTAATTTGAAATGTGAGGTATCAAATATTTTCTGTATTTTGCACCCGCAAGGAAAATGAATTCATCCTTCTCTAGGTCAGCTTCTTTTTTGAGTTGAACTATTACACCATCTGCCCATTCCCTGATTTCTTTAGATGGCATATTGTTCAATGTTTTATCATAAGGCTCAATTTCCCTTTCTATATCTACCATACCATATTTTGCAGAAAGAATGAAAACTTTGTCAGGGTTCAAAGATTTCGCATATTTAAAGTTGTATTTGAAAAGAGGACTAACGTACAGATTCTTTGCCTTTGATTTACAAGGTAATTTTTTATTTACACAAGATATCAAAGCAATTTTTGACATTTTAACAGCCAACCCTTATTTTTCCTGACATGAGTTTTGGAAGAAGAGAATCGCGGAGTTGGGATAATATTCGAATCTGAATCTCAAAATTAAAAATCTGCTGATCTATAACCCCCGCAGCATGTGTAAATACTTCAACAATACTACTTGATGGCTTCAATACTTTTAGTGCTTTCAAGTCTTTTTGATTTATCGAACCAAACACAGTCCCTTCTGAGTCAAAGCTCTTAAAGTTTCGACTTAAGTCCATCAGGGAATAATAAGTATAGGCTTCACACCCAGATTTATGGCGAAGTGCTGCTAAACCACGACCAATACAACAATCTGAGGTTGCTTTGTTAATATCACCAACTGGCGCTCTTACACTTAGTAAAGTATCGCCTTTTTTAGCCATTCGGTTTGGTTGGGTGCAATAAACGCGATTCTCTGGATAACGCCAACCGAAATCTCTTCTACCTTGGAAGAATGGTTCACCTTCTCCATTTTCATTATATGTATTCCCTGGAGGAGACTGTCCCATTATTATATCGTACTCTGCACCTACAGACGAAGGTTTCCACCCCTCTGGAATCTCCCCCAATTCTGAATCGACCATCCTGCCGCCGCTTGACCTGTAAGGGTTCCCATTTTCATCCGGGAACTCGAAATCGATGAACCAGCGTTTGAAAAGGGCCTGGGCGATTTGTTCGAGGGTGGAGTTCATTTGGCGGTTGAGTTCGATTTTTTGATCTAAAAGAAAAAGACTATTTCCAATATTCTGCTGTTCCTCTAATGGTGGTATTATTATGTGGCATCTTTTAAACTGTCTATGAGTTAAATCGGATTGAACGCTACTTGCTAAACATCCTTTTATGAAATTTTGGACATACTTGCTTTTTAGGTAATAAAAAAGAAAATTTCGGTCTATTTCTCTTGGGTCTGTTATTATCTTAAAACAATTATTATGTAAGACACCAATTAGGTTTGTATATACCAGACCAACTTGCCCAGTTCTGGTAAAAATTATATCATCTTTAGATGTTACGTATTTTTTTTGGGGATCAACAATATACTCTGAAAAGTTATTTGTGCCCATATCCGTAATTTTTAATAGTGGATAACTGTTCTCTACGGGCTCACCTCTACGTTGAGACTTAGCTATTTGTAGCCCTTGTCTAAATTCTGCAATTTCACCTAATTCTTTGACTTGCCAATCTTCAGGAATCGACCCGATCTCAGTTTCTTTAAATTTCGTTTTTGAATTCAAAACATCCCACCATTTGATCCACCTTCATTCGGATTTTCGATTATTTTTACTTCTTGTACTGTTTTATTTATCTTGTATAT
This window encodes:
- a CDS encoding DUF6884 domain-containing protein — its product is MSKIALISCVNKKLPCKSKAKNLYVSPLFKYNFKYAKSLNPDKVFILSAKYGMVDIEREIEPYDKTLNNMPSKEIREWADGVIVQLKKEADLEKDEFIFLAGAKYRKYLIPHISNYQIPLEGLKIGEQIHYLKERVSNE
- a CDS encoding tetratricopeptide repeat protein; amino-acid sequence: MSEKCEQLHQWLNGMERMSFPFDDRKIPHNGIYILFEAGETALGKDRIVRIGTHRGKDQLRSRLEQHFIHENKDRSIFRKNVGRALLNRDKDPFLEQWEIDLTSRKAKKENAGLIDSEKQEETEKRVSQYIQKNFSFVVIEVEDQEKRLELEAKIISTVSLCDKCRPSSDWTGLYSPKEKIRTSGLWLVNQLYKEPLSDEDMQLIKSIIDRDQGMNSSDHSRTFLIIAQQDLKASRCLYENGCYMQAVFYLQQAVEKSAKFFGLNQRFISEKQLKGGDKGVGHKSSEVFKKPLNRSAIQLSQLKKDAGTHQRINEIMKIISCEEPKSLDDVEKGFKGHLNFLNEISGNFSNPFLMFEIIEKLKVETQEYEISKKEIKEISFTNEEIEEWKRNSSKMIHEIRNFNELRDSPFIEDTELERMERELEKPIPDFMEKDTIIPFLLYILDLYHIFTCLPSLSILTENHAMNARYPDKDQDFDPLDFYLPGLPLIEEFPFLLDVANKILNKLEDIYYAEKADAWLDKGIILGNLGQHKKALRAVEKALEIDENYAEAWSHKGVILSELRRYKKAKKAAEKSLEIYPENIEAWYNLGIIYDEFGQYDESLAVFKKALNIAIDPNDENSWFIKSMIYSWLESYEEALKALDKVLEINQENIDALYKKIDVLYNLGREKEAEKVYKRTL
- a CDS encoding restriction endonuclease subunit S — protein: MNSKTKFKETEIGSIPEDWQVKELGEIAEFRQGLQIAKSQRRGEPVENSYPLLKITDMGTNNFSEYIVDPQKKYVTSKDDIIFTRTGQVGLVYTNLIGVLHNNCFKIITDPREIDRNFLFYYLKSKYVQNFIKGCLASSVQSDLTHRQFKRCHIIIPPLEEQQNIGNSLFLLDQKIELNRQMNSTLEQIAQALFKRWFIDFEFPDENGNPYRSSGGRMVDSELGEIPEGWKPSSVGAEYDIIMGQSPPGNTYNENGEGEPFFQGRRDFGWRYPENRVYCTQPNRMAKKGDTLLSVRAPVGDINKATSDCCIGRGLAALRHKSGCEAYTYYSLMDLSRNFKSFDSEGTVFGSINQKDLKALKVLKPSSSIVEVFTHAAGVIDQQIFNFEIQIRILSQLRDSLLPKLMSGKIRVGC
- a CDS encoding type I restriction endonuclease subunit R; translated protein: MPESEVEEAALEILSELGYGYLYGPDIAPDTPDAERENFGTVILPHRLRAAVEKLNEGIPKEAREEAIKKVLREESQDLIHNNRAFHEMLVNGVDVEYQGKDGETVYDKVWLFDFAEPEENEFLAVNQFTVIEDGNERRPDIVLFVNGLPLVVVELKRPDEENGYEDEEIVWDAYKQFQTYKKEIPTLFRYNAFLIISDGQEAMAGTLTSNREWFVPWKTVDGEKLAEFKVPPMEVLFRGMCRPEILIDLVRHFIVFEDDRGKLIKKLARYHQYHAVNRAVEKTKLASMPEGDRKCGVIWHTQGSGKSLSMVFYAGKLVLGLDNPTIVVITDRNDLDGQLFDNFARCSEILRQQPVQAETRAQLRELLAVASGGIVFTTIQKFSPENEEDRFPTLSGRRNIIVIADEAHRSQYGFDAKFREKEVEEEKVAEISYGFAKHMRDALPSASFIGFTGTPIEFDDRSTPAVFGDYIDIYDIEQAVNDGVTVPIFYESRLSKLDLVKEARETLDSEFSMITEGRELYEAEKLKSKWSRLEAVVGTEDNLKKLAADIVFHFEKRLEDGMDGKGMIVCMSRRICADLYNEIIALRPEWHDGDDLKGRIKVIITGSAADDELLQPHIRNKSRRTKIRDRMQDPEDPLKLVIVCDMWLTGFDAPCLHTMYFMKWLQGHNLMQAIARVNRVFMDKPGGLIVDYVGLLYDLKYAMANYTKSGGRGSPADYKDEAVELMLEKYEIVRDLFYGFDYMRIFSASPKEKLGIVREGADFILSKGRSEAQRTQEKKRLIQHVTELSKAFALSVPHSEADRIRDEVAYFQAVRAILVKVDRKPAKSKYEVNSAIKELVSKSIANKEIIDFFDLVGIKRPDISILSEDFLAEVRDLPQKNLAYEVLKKLLYDEIKTRSRKNFIQGKSFAEMLERAINEYKNRGIDTVQVIEELLDLAKKISEADKRGEELGLSEEEIAFYDALADNESAVEVLGNETLRLMAAELVGIIRKNAGIDWTLRKNIQAKMRISVKRLLKKYGYPPDKRKLATESILKQAELLCRDVSFEACMA